The Phycisphaerales bacterium genome includes a region encoding these proteins:
- a CDS encoding sugar ABC transporter permease: MNGARWSQRAAPFFFLAPFGLVFLVFTVYPLAHSVVLSLRQTVGTGVDVYIGPRNYGELLRDGVFWGALGRTVYFAALSVLIQLPIALGLALLVHGKGVPLRAIFRTTFFLPVLVGAVFIGVAFKRIYGVQDGVINALLVTLGFTAIDWLRDPAFVMNTLVFTGVWMFAGFNMVYFLAGLQGIPTELYEAATVDGANVWQRFCHVTIPGIWPIAAFLITASTIGSFGLFDLPWVLTDRGGPGRASTTLMVYLYERGFLAGDLGYAAAMGWMITVILLVIALAQLKLSRAWQE, from the coding sequence ATGAACGGGGCGCGCTGGTCGCAGCGCGCGGCGCCGTTCTTTTTCCTTGCGCCGTTCGGGCTGGTGTTCCTGGTCTTCACCGTGTATCCGCTGGCACACTCGGTCGTGCTCTCCCTGCGGCAGACAGTGGGTACCGGTGTCGATGTCTACATCGGCCCACGCAACTATGGCGAGCTCCTTCGCGACGGCGTCTTCTGGGGCGCGCTGGGCCGCACTGTTTACTTCGCCGCGCTGTCCGTGTTGATCCAGTTACCGATCGCCCTCGGGCTCGCGCTGCTCGTGCATGGCAAGGGGGTCCCGCTGCGGGCGATCTTCCGCACCACCTTCTTCCTGCCGGTGCTGGTGGGTGCGGTTTTCATCGGCGTCGCCTTTAAGCGCATTTACGGTGTGCAGGATGGTGTCATCAATGCTCTCCTGGTTACGCTGGGTTTCACGGCGATCGACTGGCTGCGCGATCCGGCCTTCGTCATGAACACGCTGGTGTTCACCGGTGTTTGGATGTTTGCCGGATTCAACATGGTCTACTTCCTTGCCGGGCTGCAAGGCATCCCGACCGAGTTGTACGAAGCCGCCACGGTCGATGGCGCCAACGTCTGGCAGCGCTTCTGCCACGTTACGATTCCCGGCATCTGGCCGATCGCAGCGTTTCTGATCACCGCCTCGACCATTGGTTCCTTCGGCCTGTTTGATCTGCCCTGGGTCCTGACGGATCGCGGCGGTCCCGGCCGGGCCAGCACGACGCTCATGGTCTACCTATATGAGCGCGGTTTCCTGGCTGGGGATCTCGGCTATGCGGCCGCCATGGGCTGGATGATCACGGTGATCCTCCTGGTGATCGCACTTGCGCAGTTGAAGTTGTCCCGGGCGTGGCAGGAGTAG
- a CDS encoding sodium:solute symporter: protein MSGCERRPVLQLLNGVDWTIIVVYLAVLLVMGAVLSRRASASLDDYFLGGRKLPWWLLGMSGMASMLDMAGTMLIVSFLYMLGPRGFFIEFRGGAVLILAAILLWAGKWNRRSGCMTGAEWMIFRFGEGVAGHFARIVTAIAVAVGLVGALAYLTKGAGLFLALFLPFSPQVCAMLLIGVATIYTLASGFYGVVYTDFVQSFVILIAVVSISVMAFVAVGGYDGTLDELAHSVTGVQNWTSATPGVYVPMPPGYGDYSPLLLFALIYLLKNVVQGAGMGQDPRYFGARDERSCGTQTFFGLTLMMFRWPMMMGFAVLGLFLVHDRFPERSVVAEVAGTIRAHPEFVARHGQSGGTPGEEAAARSRWEDALARIVHHPEQYPELTTYLAGDTALGTEWAAKLSLLSYHGTINPERILPAVILFDIPIGLRGLLLVALLAAVMSTFDTSVNSAAAYVTRDLYQRYWRPGARQWELLSVTYTYILIVVVLGFVLGYGTTSINDIWVWITMGLGAGLLVPSLLKYYWWRFNAEGVVLGTLFGMGGALADKISRDFFPANGLHTWVEAIFRLQIPSAWPALFDPLRWLNTAFLADVPGELVGFVYLTTVGTVGALLGTFLWPPTPRVELERFYRMTRPFGWWRPLRQSLSAEARAAMTQEHRNDLLALPFVVTFHITLFLLPMLAIIHSWSMFRGTLVVFAAAGLGVYWFWYRNLPPASAGVLDDPDKLVALARRQKQR from the coding sequence ATGTCCGGGTGCGAGAGGAGACCGGTCTTGCAGTTGCTCAACGGGGTCGACTGGACGATCATCGTCGTCTATCTCGCAGTCCTGCTCGTCATGGGGGCGGTGCTCAGCCGGCGCGCTTCCGCCAGTCTGGATGACTACTTTCTCGGCGGCCGAAAGCTGCCGTGGTGGCTGCTCGGCATGTCTGGCATGGCTTCCATGCTCGATATGGCCGGCACGATGCTGATCGTATCGTTTCTCTACATGCTCGGACCGCGCGGTTTCTTCATCGAGTTCCGCGGCGGGGCGGTGCTGATCCTCGCGGCGATCCTGCTGTGGGCGGGCAAGTGGAATCGGCGTTCGGGCTGCATGACCGGCGCGGAGTGGATGATCTTTCGTTTCGGCGAGGGCGTCGCCGGGCACTTCGCTCGCATCGTAACGGCCATCGCGGTCGCGGTGGGTCTGGTCGGGGCACTGGCCTACCTGACCAAGGGTGCGGGACTCTTTCTGGCGCTCTTCCTGCCGTTCAGTCCACAGGTCTGTGCCATGCTGCTGATCGGCGTGGCCACGATCTACACGCTCGCCTCGGGCTTCTACGGGGTGGTGTACACCGACTTCGTGCAGTCCTTCGTGATCCTGATCGCCGTGGTGTCGATCTCCGTAATGGCCTTCGTCGCGGTCGGCGGCTACGACGGCACGCTCGACGAGCTGGCACACAGCGTGACCGGTGTGCAGAACTGGACCAGCGCAACGCCGGGGGTGTATGTCCCGATGCCACCCGGTTACGGTGACTACAGCCCGTTGCTGCTGTTCGCGCTGATCTACCTGCTCAAGAACGTGGTGCAGGGTGCCGGCATGGGGCAGGATCCGCGCTACTTCGGCGCCCGCGACGAGCGCTCCTGCGGCACACAGACCTTCTTCGGGCTGACGCTGATGATGTTCCGTTGGCCGATGATGATGGGTTTTGCCGTGCTCGGCCTGTTCCTCGTACACGACCGCTTCCCGGAGCGTAGCGTCGTGGCCGAGGTGGCCGGCACGATCCGCGCGCATCCGGAGTTCGTTGCCCGGCACGGCCAGTCCGGGGGCACACCCGGAGAGGAGGCGGCCGCCCGCAGCCGCTGGGAGGATGCCCTTGCCCGGATCGTGCATCACCCGGAGCAATACCCCGAGCTTACGACTTATCTCGCGGGGGACACGGCGCTGGGCACGGAGTGGGCCGCGAAACTAAGTCTGTTGAGCTATCATGGCACGATCAATCCCGAGCGCATCCTGCCGGCCGTGATTCTATTTGACATACCCATCGGTCTGCGCGGCCTGCTGCTGGTCGCGCTGCTCGCGGCCGTCATGTCGACCTTCGATACGAGCGTGAACAGCGCGGCTGCCTATGTGACGCGCGATCTGTACCAGCGTTACTGGCGGCCAGGCGCGCGGCAGTGGGAGTTGCTGAGCGTCACGTACACGTACATCCTGATCGTGGTGGTACTGGGTTTCGTACTGGGGTACGGCACGACGAGCATCAACGACATCTGGGTTTGGATCACGATGGGGCTTGGTGCCGGCTTGCTTGTGCCGAGTCTGCTCAAGTACTACTGGTGGCGCTTCAATGCCGAAGGCGTTGTGCTGGGAACGCTTTTCGGCATGGGCGGTGCGTTGGCGGACAAGATCTCGCGCGACTTTTTCCCCGCGAATGGGCTGCACACCTGGGTGGAGGCAATCTTCCGCCTCCAGATTCCATCCGCGTGGCCGGCATTGTTTGACCCGCTGCGGTGGCTGAACACGGCTTTCCTCGCGGACGTGCCGGGCGAGCTGGTGGGTTTCGTCTATCTCACAACGGTCGGCACCGTCGGCGCGCTCCTCGGCACCTTCCTCTGGCCGCCGACACCGCGGGTGGAGCTGGAGCGCTTCTACCGGATGACGCGCCCCTTCGGGTGGTGGCGGCCCTTGCGACAGTCACTTTCGGCCGAAGCACGGGCAGCGATGACGCAAGAACACCGAAACGACCTGCTGGCGCTGCCGTTTGTGGTGACCTTCCACATCACCCTGTTCCTGTTGCCAATGCTGGCGATCATCCACAGTTGGAGCATGTTCCGTGGAACGTTGGTCGTGTTCGCGGCGGCGGGCCTTGGGGTGTACTGGTTCTGGTACCGAAATCTGCCGCCGGCTTCGGCCGGTGTGCTGGACGATCCGGACAAACTGGTGGCCCTGGCGCGGCGTCAGAAGCAGCGCTGA
- a CDS encoding extracellular solute-binding protein, translated as MFRRLGDMVDSFPPGRVPLLLLILAFISGTTILARSVWDRGAALNVWTFTHISAQEFSARLPEHPRAAEIRLQNLGTAMFDRLALALMTRTELPDLVEIEQGYVGRFMRGPVEHIPFVDLTERLHAEGWYDQCVPARFARYSVGGRVFGLPHDLHPMVLVYRPDVLAELGAVPEDLSTWAGFRDVAQRFYRPGRPGTQEWRRGLGLHTTEGYDFLVLLWQRGGNLFDADGTVTLDDGIALDTLRFYVDLFRADPPVAGPKLSGLTEDFAALARGQFLVYAAPDWMLAAMQSDMGSLLAGKVQCLPLPAWAPGGRRTSTVGGTALFIPQGTRDPEAAWELAKFLYLDRTALIQRFRTQTIVPPLRTAFRDPAFAEPVAFFQDQQVGLLLTELADEVPAVQGSPYMPEAYKLLDIAIAEVLSGRATPEAALRSAAEQLRATMARDTRALEAVSVPPPQVGS; from the coding sequence GTGTTCCGACGCCTAGGTGACATGGTCGACAGCTTTCCGCCGGGGCGCGTCCCGCTACTGCTGCTGATCCTGGCGTTCATCTCCGGGACGACCATCCTCGCGCGGAGTGTGTGGGACCGCGGCGCGGCGTTGAACGTCTGGACCTTCACGCACATTTCCGCGCAGGAATTCTCGGCCCGTCTGCCCGAGCATCCGCGCGCTGCCGAAATCCGCTTGCAGAACCTCGGTACCGCAATGTTCGACCGGCTGGCGCTGGCACTGATGACGCGTACGGAGTTGCCCGATCTCGTGGAGATCGAGCAGGGTTACGTCGGGCGCTTCATGCGCGGACCGGTGGAGCACATCCCCTTCGTTGATCTGACCGAGCGCCTGCATGCCGAGGGCTGGTACGACCAGTGCGTGCCGGCGCGCTTCGCGCGCTACAGCGTCGGTGGGCGGGTCTTCGGCTTGCCGCACGACCTGCACCCGATGGTACTGGTCTACCGGCCGGATGTCCTCGCCGAGCTTGGAGCGGTGCCGGAGGACCTGTCGACCTGGGCCGGATTTCGGGACGTGGCCCAGCGGTTCTATCGGCCGGGCCGACCGGGCACGCAGGAGTGGCGGCGCGGGCTCGGCCTGCACACCACGGAGGGGTACGACTTTCTGGTGCTGCTTTGGCAGCGCGGTGGAAACCTCTTCGATGCGGACGGCACGGTGACTCTCGATGATGGCATCGCACTTGATACACTGCGGTTCTACGTCGATCTGTTTCGCGCCGATCCACCCGTCGCCGGGCCGAAGCTCAGTGGTCTGACCGAGGACTTCGCCGCGCTGGCGCGTGGACAGTTCCTGGTGTATGCAGCGCCGGATTGGATGCTGGCGGCCATGCAGAGCGACATGGGGTCGCTGCTGGCCGGCAAGGTCCAATGTCTGCCACTGCCGGCGTGGGCGCCGGGCGGTCGGCGGACGAGCACCGTCGGTGGCACGGCGCTGTTCATCCCGCAGGGCACCCGTGATCCGGAAGCGGCCTGGGAATTGGCGAAATTTCTCTATCTGGACCGCACCGCCCTCATCCAGCGCTTCCGCACACAGACGATCGTGCCGCCGCTACGGACGGCTTTTCGTGACCCGGCCTTTGCGGAGCCCGTCGCCTTCTTTCAGGATCAGCAGGTTGGCCTGCTGCTCACCGAACTGGCGGACGAGGTGCCGGCGGTCCAGGGCTCTCCCTACATGCCGGAGGCATACAAACTGCTGGATATCGCGATCGCCGAGGTGCTGAGTGGCCGCGCCACGCCGGAGGCAGCGTTGCGGAGTGCGGCCGAGCAGTTGCGCGCGACCATGGCCCGTGATACGCGGGCGCTCGAGGCGGTGTCCGTGCCGCCCCCCCAGGTGGGTTCATGA
- a CDS encoding GntR family transcriptional regulator, translating into MAARENTKHRQIYDRIYQAIVHGQYAPGERIPTESELMGTYGVSRPTIARALRDLEQKGLLTRRRGVGTFVRTPRRSAAALLGLTIPPSEGGIMAAVCTEIVHRAEENGFGILFGGTLPRHSFDHPASIESWCERFTTHDVSGVFFVPHILPTEQMHVNELIVERLVAAGIAVVLLDRDIMDYPRRSPYDLVGVDNRRNGYILTAHLLKHGCRRIDFVTLPLPVSTSTARLAGYHDALRAHDLAPGPDWIHHWTPPGDPVAASKLLCGAHADAYVCLNDDLARTLMHHLAMQGVRVPDEVRIVGFDDLPAAATLPVPLTTMHQPTREIGAAAMETMLSRLAAPGRPARDVMLACDLVVRTSCGALRFNHTATSTPGLSGSRTR; encoded by the coding sequence GTGGCCGCACGCGAAAATACGAAACATCGCCAGATTTATGATCGCATCTACCAGGCGATCGTCCACGGGCAGTACGCCCCCGGTGAGCGGATCCCAACCGAATCCGAATTGATGGGCACCTACGGTGTATCCCGCCCTACGATCGCCCGGGCACTCCGCGATCTCGAACAAAAGGGGCTGCTCACACGCCGCCGCGGAGTCGGCACGTTCGTCCGCACACCCCGCCGCTCGGCGGCGGCCCTCCTCGGCCTCACCATTCCGCCCAGCGAAGGCGGCATCATGGCCGCCGTCTGCACCGAAATCGTGCACCGCGCCGAGGAGAACGGGTTCGGAATCCTCTTCGGCGGCACGCTCCCTCGGCACAGCTTCGACCACCCAGCCAGCATCGAGTCCTGGTGCGAGCGCTTCACGACACACGACGTCTCGGGCGTCTTCTTCGTCCCGCATATTCTGCCCACCGAGCAGATGCACGTGAACGAACTGATCGTTGAACGCCTCGTAGCCGCGGGGATTGCCGTGGTCCTTTTGGACCGCGATATCATGGATTATCCCCGTCGCAGCCCTTACGACCTGGTCGGCGTGGACAACCGCCGTAACGGCTACATCCTGACCGCCCACCTGCTCAAGCACGGTTGCCGGCGGATCGACTTCGTTACATTGCCGCTGCCCGTCAGCACCAGCACCGCCCGCCTGGCCGGCTACCACGACGCACTCCGCGCGCACGACCTCGCACCCGGCCCAGACTGGATCCACCACTGGACGCCCCCGGGCGACCCGGTCGCTGCTTCCAAGCTGCTCTGCGGCGCTCACGCCGATGCCTATGTTTGCCTCAACGATGACCTTGCCCGAACACTCATGCATCATCTCGCGATGCAAGGGGTGCGCGTTCCGGATGAAGTACGTATCGTCGGTTTCGATGATCTGCCCGCGGCCGCAACGCTGCCCGTTCCGCTGACGACCATGCACCAGCCGACGCGGGAAATCGGCGCGGCTGCCATGGAGACCATGCTGAGCCGGCTGGCCGCACCCGGGCGACCGGCGCGCGATGTCATGCTGGCCTGCGACCTCGTGGTGCGCACCTCTTGCGGCGCGCTACGTTTTAACCACACGGCCACGTCAACTCCGGGTCTCAGCGGCAGCCGCACCCGCTAA
- a CDS encoding methyltransferase, with protein sequence MTGRERIVAALTGRTPDRIPRAYTAVPGFEQTWPGALAALEAEYPQDVAPCGYQLPTGAVQGDPYAVGLYIDEWGCPFENVHPGIIGQVKHAPIRTYADLATFRPPMHLIGAGLEGVARTCESTTGFTLSPLPVQPFERLQFLRGTENLLRDLAKQPAGLLKLRDLVHEFFLAWIECWCRTPVDAIFLADDWGSQTSLLISPKLWRAFFKPLYAEYIALARAAGKFVYMHSDGCIRAILPDLVELGLHAVNAQVTCMDLAELGASFRGRLTFWGQMDRQQMLCFGTEAEARQAVRDFHRHLAAPNGSGIVAQMHIEPSARPENIRAVLDEFARLDLR encoded by the coding sequence ATGACTGGACGAGAGCGCATCGTCGCGGCCCTCACCGGCCGCACACCCGATCGCATTCCGCGCGCCTACACCGCCGTGCCGGGCTTCGAGCAGACCTGGCCCGGCGCGCTCGCCGCGCTCGAAGCTGAATATCCCCAGGATGTGGCTCCCTGTGGCTACCAGCTCCCCACCGGCGCCGTGCAGGGAGATCCCTACGCCGTCGGACTCTACATCGACGAATGGGGTTGCCCGTTTGAGAACGTCCACCCGGGGATCATCGGGCAGGTGAAGCACGCCCCCATCCGTACGTACGCCGATCTGGCCACATTCCGCCCGCCGATGCACCTCATTGGTGCGGGTCTGGAAGGTGTCGCCCGGACCTGTGAATCGACCACCGGCTTCACCCTCAGCCCGCTGCCGGTGCAGCCGTTCGAGCGGCTCCAGTTCCTCCGCGGGACGGAGAATCTGCTGCGCGACCTCGCAAAACAGCCCGCCGGGCTGCTGAAGCTGCGCGACCTCGTGCACGAGTTCTTCCTCGCCTGGATCGAGTGCTGGTGCCGCACACCCGTGGACGCGATCTTTCTTGCCGACGACTGGGGCTCGCAGACATCGCTGCTGATTTCTCCGAAACTGTGGCGTGCGTTCTTCAAACCGCTGTACGCCGAGTACATCGCGCTGGCCCGCGCGGCCGGCAAGTTCGTCTACATGCACTCCGACGGCTGCATCCGCGCCATTCTGCCGGACCTCGTCGAGCTGGGTCTGCACGCGGTGAACGCGCAAGTCACCTGCATGGACCTGGCCGAGCTGGGGGCGAGCTTCCGCGGCCGCCTCACCTTCTGGGGCCAGATGGACCGCCAGCAGATGTTGTGCTTTGGCACGGAGGCGGAAGCCCGCCAGGCCGTGCGCGACTTCCATCGCCACCTTGCGGCCCCGAACGGCAGCGGCATCGTGGCGCAGATGCACATCGAACCCAGTGCCCGCCCGGAGAACATCCGCGCCGTCCTCGACGAGTTCGCACGGCTCGATCTACGGTAA
- a CDS encoding prepilin-type N-terminal cleavage/methylation domain-containing protein yields MDQKQCQRTRRGFTLIELLVVVAIIALLISILLPALGQARKQARVVKCGAQLHDIGISLNAYNNEFRRFPHQNSVGTAGQTRSQREGYGFWSFTVHQEIARHMGGLALNEDATEATRTHPVFYCPFALPNQIDFANVLSGPGTPNGIGNTEEVYLHISYAYMGALHEVANDPANYTDVNPSTDPLLRDQILKKRREYVRKEPDARYVLMADMVSGWFGGAKWRVNHGTGWRTSIMDQIPPVVETSNVLFGDGHVEQKRSSHYRELTGTRNITEIRRNATLRAGIDLLWW; encoded by the coding sequence ATGGACCAGAAGCAATGTCAACGGACCCGGCGCGGTTTCACACTGATTGAACTGCTCGTCGTGGTTGCCATCATCGCCTTGCTCATCTCCATTCTTCTTCCCGCTCTTGGACAAGCTCGCAAGCAGGCCCGGGTGGTGAAGTGTGGTGCACAACTGCACGACATCGGCATCAGTCTGAACGCGTACAACAACGAGTTCCGCCGTTTCCCGCATCAGAACTCGGTGGGTACGGCGGGGCAGACGCGCTCGCAGCGCGAGGGTTACGGCTTTTGGTCCTTCACGGTGCACCAGGAGATCGCGCGGCATATGGGCGGATTGGCGCTCAATGAAGATGCGACTGAGGCGACCCGCACGCACCCGGTGTTTTACTGCCCGTTCGCGCTGCCGAACCAGATCGACTTCGCGAACGTGCTCTCCGGCCCGGGGACGCCCAACGGGATCGGCAACACCGAAGAGGTGTACCTGCACATCAGCTACGCGTACATGGGCGCGCTGCACGAAGTCGCAAACGATCCGGCCAACTATACGGATGTGAACCCGAGCACCGACCCGCTGCTGCGCGACCAGATTCTGAAGAAGCGGCGGGAGTATGTGCGTAAAGAGCCGGATGCGCGCTACGTGCTCATGGCAGACATGGTCAGCGGTTGGTTCGGCGGGGCGAAGTGGCGTGTGAACCACGGCACCGGCTGGCGGACGTCGATCATGGATCAGATTCCTCCGGTGGTGGAAACCTCGAACGTGCTGTTTGGCGATGGGCACGTGGAGCAAAAGCGTTCGTCGCACTACCGCGAACTGACGGGCACCCGAAATATCACCGAGATTCGCCGGAACGCAACGCTGCGCGCCGGGATCGACCTGTTGTGGTGGTAA
- a CDS encoding Glu/Leu/Phe/Val dehydrogenase — protein MSHKPFNAFQMAQTQFDKVANTLGLDEAAKELLRQPMREYHFSLPIRMDDGTFKVFRGFRVQHNDARGPGKGGVRFHPQETVDTVRALAMWMTWKCAVVNIPLGGSKGGVICSPHSLSQREQEQLCRAWVRQVARNVGPVQDVPAPDVMTNSQHMLWMLDEFEHIHGGKYPGFITGKPVGMGGSLGRTEATGFGVIFTVREALKELGANAVETRAAVQGFGNVAQYAIELYQQLGGTVLCVSCWDEADQTAYTYLRKSGIDLQELRRITDRFGTIQKDKAVQLGYERLPGDAWIEQDVDLLIPAALENSVTGDNVGRISKRVRLVAEGANGPTTPEADHVLQERGIFVIPDFLANAGGVTCSYLEQVQSNMNYFWEKDEVLGKLDVMMTSAFIAVSERARKRKLYMRDAAYEIAIARVAQACKDRGWV, from the coding sequence ATGAGTCACAAGCCGTTCAACGCCTTCCAGATGGCCCAGACCCAATTCGATAAGGTGGCCAACACCCTTGGGTTGGATGAGGCGGCCAAAGAGCTGCTGCGTCAGCCGATGCGCGAATACCACTTCAGTCTGCCGATCCGCATGGACGACGGCACATTCAAGGTGTTCCGCGGCTTCCGTGTACAGCACAATGACGCCCGCGGCCCCGGCAAGGGTGGGGTGCGGTTCCACCCCCAGGAGACGGTGGACACGGTACGCGCCCTCGCCATGTGGATGACATGGAAATGCGCGGTGGTGAACATTCCCTTGGGCGGCAGCAAGGGCGGCGTGATCTGCTCGCCTCATAGTCTTTCGCAACGTGAGCAGGAGCAGCTCTGTCGTGCCTGGGTTCGCCAGGTGGCCCGCAACGTCGGGCCAGTGCAGGACGTGCCCGCCCCCGACGTCATGACCAACTCGCAGCACATGCTCTGGATGCTGGACGAGTTTGAGCACATCCACGGCGGCAAGTATCCCGGCTTCATCACCGGTAAACCCGTCGGCATGGGCGGCTCGCTCGGCCGGACCGAGGCCACCGGCTTCGGCGTGATCTTCACGGTGCGCGAGGCGCTCAAGGAGCTCGGCGCCAACGCCGTTGAGACCCGCGCCGCGGTGCAGGGCTTCGGCAATGTGGCCCAGTACGCGATCGAACTTTACCAGCAACTCGGCGGCACGGTCCTGTGCGTCTCGTGCTGGGACGAGGCCGACCAGACCGCCTACACCTACCTCCGCAAGAGCGGCATCGATCTTCAAGAGCTCCGCCGCATCACCGACCGCTTCGGCACGATCCAGAAGGACAAGGCCGTGCAACTCGGCTACGAGCGCCTCCCCGGCGACGCCTGGATCGAGCAGGATGTCGACCTGCTCATCCCCGCCGCGCTCGAAAACTCCGTCACCGGCGACAACGTCGGCCGCATCTCGAAGCGCGTCCGCCTTGTGGCCGAGGGTGCCAACGGTCCGACTACCCCCGAGGCCGATCACGTCTTGCAGGAACGCGGGATCTTCGTCATTCCCGATTTCCTCGCCAACGCCGGCGGCGTCACCTGCAGCTACCTCGAGCAGGTGCAGAGCAACATGAACTACTTCTGGGAGAAGGACGAAGTGCTCGGCAAGCTGGACGTGATGATGACCTCCGCCTTCATCGCCGTCAGCGAGCGCGCCCGCAAGCGCAAGCTCTACATGCGCGACGCCGCCTACGAAATCGCCATCGCCCGCGTTGCCCAGGCCTGCAAGGATCGCGGCTGGGTGTAA
- a CDS encoding carbohydrate ABC transporter permease encodes MTGAWTRPAGPPTAWLGHVVKIALLLVVSVFTLVPFLWLLSGSFQTQAEIQQSPALRQLWPVPERPTLAHYRFLFANVPFLLYFANTVYVASMAALVTTLVSAMGGYALAKYEFRGRGVMTVIVLGTMLLPPVVLLAPLFQLVQMLRLIDTFWALILPGAASGFGVLIMRQYFANVPGALLDAGRLDGAGEFRIFWSLVLPLVRPILSALLIFTFLGAWNAYLWPMIVLRDERNYLLTVAVTNVVASIHQQEYGVMLGGTVISIAPIILLFLVLQREFIHGITLGAVKQ; translated from the coding sequence ATGACCGGGGCGTGGACCAGACCGGCCGGCCCGCCGACGGCGTGGCTTGGACACGTGGTGAAGATTGCGCTGCTCCTCGTGGTGAGCGTGTTCACGCTGGTCCCTTTCCTGTGGCTGCTCTCGGGTTCGTTCCAGACCCAGGCGGAGATCCAGCAGTCGCCGGCCCTGCGGCAGCTCTGGCCGGTGCCGGAGCGGCCGACGCTGGCCCACTATCGCTTCCTCTTCGCGAACGTGCCGTTCCTGCTGTACTTCGCGAACACGGTGTACGTCGCGAGCATGGCGGCGCTCGTCACGACGCTCGTGAGCGCCATGGGCGGCTACGCGCTCGCCAAGTACGAATTCCGCGGGCGCGGCGTCATGACGGTGATCGTGCTGGGCACGATGCTGCTGCCGCCCGTGGTTCTACTCGCACCGTTGTTCCAACTCGTGCAGATGTTGCGGTTGATCGACACCTTCTGGGCGCTCATTTTGCCGGGTGCGGCCAGTGGTTTCGGCGTGCTGATCATGCGGCAGTACTTCGCGAATGTGCCGGGCGCGCTGCTCGACGCCGGACGGCTGGACGGGGCGGGCGAGTTCCGCATCTTCTGGTCGCTGGTGCTGCCGCTGGTGCGGCCGATCCTCAGCGCGCTGCTGATCTTCACGTTCCTCGGCGCGTGGAACGCGTACCTCTGGCCGATGATCGTGCTGCGGGATGAACGCAACTACCTGCTGACGGTGGCGGTGACGAACGTGGTGGCGTCGATTCACCAGCAGGAATACGGCGTGATGCTGGGTGGTACGGTGATCAGCATCGCTCCGATCATCCTGCTTTTCTTGGTGCTCCAGCGCGAATTCATCCACGGAATCACGCTCGGCGCCGTCAAGCAGTGA